In Chloroflexota bacterium, a single window of DNA contains:
- the lexA gene encoding repressor LexA, whose translation MSPEPLTQSQEEFWRKLQRYVHKHGFAPTYEEMVAEFGLKTKSHAVHYVRQLERKGYIHRKANSPRALEIVPRPFAVPFCGKASAGTGINFTDVIGTVDVPPSLFVPADNLYAVQVEGNSLEDAMIRHGDLLLVLATERVENGQLAVVRVPSDEFPDGAWLCKRFYLRGALVELHSENPHYPPRFLPAQDVQVQGKVVGVIRSEYWNGEAGVA comes from the coding sequence ATGAGTCCCGAACCACTCACCCAGTCGCAAGAAGAGTTCTGGAGGAAACTCCAGCGCTACGTGCACAAGCACGGGTTCGCCCCAACCTACGAGGAGATGGTAGCCGAATTCGGCCTGAAGACCAAGTCGCACGCGGTACACTACGTGCGGCAACTGGAGCGCAAGGGCTACATCCACCGCAAGGCCAACTCGCCGCGTGCTTTGGAGATCGTCCCCCGGCCCTTCGCTGTGCCCTTTTGCGGGAAGGCATCGGCCGGCACCGGCATCAACTTCACCGACGTCATCGGCACGGTGGACGTCCCGCCGAGCCTGTTCGTCCCGGCCGACAACCTGTACGCTGTGCAGGTGGAGGGGAACTCGCTGGAGGATGCGATGATCCGCCACGGCGACCTGCTCCTCGTCCTGGCGACCGAGCGCGTGGAGAACGGCCAACTCGCCGTCGTGCGGGTGCCCAGCGACGAGTTCCCCGACGGCGCGTGGCTGTGCAAGCGGTTCTACCTGCGCGGCGCGCTGGTGGAACTGCACTCCGAGAACCCGCACTATCCGCCCCGCTTTCTGCCCGCCCAGGATGTGCAGGTGCAGGGCAAGGTGGTGGGCGTCATCCGCAGCGAGTATTGGAACGGCGAAGCCGGCGTAGCCTAG
- the lexA gene encoding transcriptional repressor LexA — protein sequence MALSERQQRILAFIRQYTAEKHYPPTIREIGQAVGISSTSVVNYNLNILEREGYILRNRDISRGIRLAREERTYAAPVRIPLVGVIVASAPVPIPDSDFAMLGEDEVVELTRDIISDERGLYALEVRGNSMVDALIHDGDLVIMRHQKEAQNGDLVAVWLKDEKETTLKRFYREKDRVRLQPANPTMEPIYVHPANVEIQGKVVLVIRRLDRVA from the coding sequence ATGGCCCTTTCTGAGCGCCAACAGCGGATTCTCGCGTTCATCCGCCAATACACCGCCGAGAAGCACTACCCGCCCACCATCCGCGAAATCGGGCAGGCAGTGGGCATCTCTTCCACCTCCGTCGTCAACTACAACCTGAACATCCTGGAGCGCGAGGGGTACATCCTGCGCAACCGCGACATCTCACGGGGCATCCGCCTGGCCCGCGAGGAGCGCACCTACGCCGCGCCCGTGCGCATCCCGCTCGTCGGCGTCATCGTCGCCAGCGCGCCCGTGCCCATCCCCGACAGCGACTTCGCCATGCTGGGCGAGGATGAGGTCGTGGAACTCACCCGCGACATCATCAGCGACGAGCGCGGGCTGTACGCCCTGGAAGTGCGCGGGAACTCCATGGTGGACGCCCTCATCCACGACGGCGACCTGGTCATCATGCGCCACCAGAAAGAAGCGCAAAACGGGGACCTGGTGGCGGTCTGGCTCAAGGACGAGAAGGAGACTACCCTCAAGCGCTTCTACAGGGAGAAGGACCGCGTCCGGCTTCAGCCCGCCAACCCGACGATGGAGCCCATCTACGTGCACCCGGCCAACGTGGAAATCCAGGGCAAGGTGGTGTTGGTCATCCGGCGGCTGGATCGCGTCGCCTAA